A segment of the Scomber japonicus isolate fScoJap1 chromosome 5, fScoJap1.pri, whole genome shotgun sequence genome:
agGACGGcgtcatattagcttcagatcaccttttaaatacatttttgcccaTTCCATTATTGCCAATTGTGAAGCTGAACACTGAAGGGCTCTTTTATGACACGTTGCTGGCTCAGGGTGTTTGGACAAAAGGCTACAGCTGCCCAGGTGCTATAAAGAGAAGCAGCTGCCGgacaggtaacacacaacatCCACTGACCtgtagcagcaacagcagcagcaaccaaaAAACCGCCAACATGATGGGCAAGGTGAGAAGACAACAAATTctctctaatctaatctaatctgacTTTAGCTGGTTTAGAGTTTCTTTTTACTGATATTATAGACAGTTACAGGCTTTTCACTCTTCTTAATTTCTACAGATGTTAGTGTTAGTGTCAGAATACAAGAATACCCTAAATTACTGTGTCACAGTTACTGCACATGTTCCAGGGCagattgtatttaaaaatagttttacacATTCTTAAATAGTTTGATCTGTGCTTTGATCACACGGTTAATATACAGAGCTGTTCCAATGTTAATGAGACATTCTGAGATTTAGTCATGTAAAATATCTCATTGGAAAACAACCTGTTAATAAGTAGTCTCTTTCACCAATAACAATGACTGAGTGTCCTCATTCAGACAGAATGTTGTATAATGATGAATCCAGCAGGTTATTGATCTGTCTCCGTCTCTATCTCAGATCATTTTCTACGAGGAGAGGAACTTCCAGGGTCGTTCCTATGAGTGCAGCAGCGATTGCGCTGACATGTCCTCCTACATGAGCAGGTGCCACTCCTGCAGGGTGGAGAGGGGCTGCTTCATGGTCTACGACCGCACCAACTTCATGGGTAACCAGTACTTCATGAGGAGGGGCGAGTACGCTGACTACATGAGCATGATGGGCATGAGCGACTGCATCAGGTCCTGCCGCATGATCCCCATGGTAACCACACAGCCGCCAATCACATCACAGACCTGATATCTTCATCAGTCTGAATCAGCAGATTACACACatactattatcattattattgtcacATCATTAATGACTGGCTCCATGTGTTGCAGCACTGTGGAAACTACAGGATGAGGATCTACGAGAGGGAGAACTTCGGTGGTCAGATGCACGAGCTGATGGACGACTGTGACAACATCATGAGCCGTTACAGCATGTCCAACTGCATGTCCTGCAACGTGATGGACGGACACTGGCTGATGTACGAGCAGCCCAGCTACAGAGGCAGGATGATGTACATGAGGCCTGGAGAGTACAGGAACTTCATGAACATGGGCATGAGTGGCATGAAGTTCATGAGCATGAGGCGCATCATGGACTCTTATTATtgagttaccatggaaacactgaaaaataaataaagtgctttttttGTTAGCaaagttttctgtcttttctgtttggaTAAGAAGTTGATCACTGAGCTCTGTGGTTTTAGCTGACAATGACTTCACCATCTATGGTTAATGTGCTAGCAGCCCTGTGATGCTGTACtcgagctaaatgctaaataaagcatactaacatactcacaatgataatgctaatgtttAGCAAGTGTAATATTTACCTTGTTCATCATGTAAGTTTAGTGTATTAGCATGCAAACATTTGCTatttagcactaaacacaaagtataactgagactgatgggaatgtcTTCACCTTTGCAAGTAATGGTCATGAACCATATTAAATCACACATGTAGATGTACGAGTGCAGCCCAGAATTTCTGATCGGTGGACAGTACACattgtctttcctttttttcaactttttcttgttcagTAACATAAAGGAACTCCTCAGCTGTATTCACACTGAAAACTGTCCAATGTAAAACAATCATCAAAGTGCTGATGAGACAAGGAAATACGATCCAGCAAGGCTGGTTGGAGTAAAagattattgattttaaaggcTGTTCAGAAAAAGACTACACAGTAGTACactgcatttacatttacacttacTGTACATGTAATGCATTTGTGTGCCATTAGatgattcctccacagagtAGGATATAGTAGAACAGCATGAGGCATTGGATAAGAAGGCTGTACCAGCTACACACCACAACCTGCAGacaaaccatcatcatcatcatcatatatacAAGttatattagtaataataattagaagAAACAGCTCTCCACTGCTGGCAGATGGACCTGTGTCCAACAGTTAGCACAGTCCCAACTTCAGTAACAGATTTACAACAAAATGAGTGATTGACCAGAAGATGACTCCACTTGTGAACATAGAAACAAGTGGTACATCTTCCTAGAGGAAAATATTTGACTTGTAGGTGATCTGCAGGTGTTATTAACATCAGTGAGTGTTTCCTGGTGTTCTTTGTGTAAAAAATAGTATAAAGCTTtttgtggctccagagggaCCTGATTATGTGGTGTTACTTGAAGACTACAAGTTTCAAAAagtagggaggaggaggaggaggaggagaagaaaagttCAATCCAAACagagaggcagcagagagaagtGAATTTAAGTGATGGATGTTAAAGATGGAAAAGACTCTCATGCTTGCCAGTGTTCACATCACTGGACAACTCAAAAATTTACACTGTTGGTcatgtgagggttaaaataatGGGCATAGGGGGCACTGCTGAGCAATCATGGAGTAggacatgtgtttgtgtaactcTGCAGGAAACTACGGTTAAACTACTATTTTCAGAAATCAGGTTTGAAGGAATTCAAAAACACAACTAACTCAGAATTAGCTGGGCTATGCAGCACGCTAGCTAGCGCAGAGCACAGCCTGTTCACATGCAGTGACGATGTAACAACACTACAACGCAATGTGAAGTGCTTGACAGAGCTGACTGAAAccctttaaaacaaatgtgaaaatttAGAAGGGAGATCGCAAAGAAACAATATAAGGATTGTTGGAATACCTGAATCTCCTGGTAGTTGTTCCACTTCAGCCATTTCAAGTTTGCTCAAAGATGCGTTCAACTTGGAAAAAGCACCCCTGGTTGACAGATCGCACCGATTACTACAGAAATAGTGATCCACACATTGCAACATGGATTGTTAAggtgatattttattttattttattattattattttcctcaCTGGTTTGCATTATGTCTGGTCAGTATAAACTTAATTATTTGGATGATGGCTATCTGATTAATGGCTGGTCTGAAATGGCAGCTTGTCATTCTTGTTACATTTCCTCAAGCTAATGTTTTATCAATGTTTAGAATGTACCTCTGTTTATTAGCATTTCTAATTTCCTGCAGACTGCATACTAGTTTAGTAGTTAGGCTACCTGTAAAGCCAATCTTGAATGTGCTATCACCTCTGTTTGGGGGTTGTTTATGCGATCTCCAGTTCAGGGGatgtcacagtctgttctgctcttatcctgctgctggtaaatttccattcaccacacccctgctctactcctgctatcagccacacccacctcatcagttaactctgttcacctgggcttcatcagcaatcacctggactctcagctgcaccccatctgtaatcaagcctgtatatatactcctgttgtccactcactctttgccagatcGTCATTGACAATTGCTTGTTAGACCTTCCAGCACTTATTTACGGACTGTTTTCCTGGTTTTGACCCTGCTTGCCTTGGACCTCCTCTCCTCGTGTCTTCCCTGGTAaacgcaccagccttctgtccctgacctctaATATTGcatgttcctgtctgcctggcTGTGTGGTGTCCTCTGGCTTCTCTCCTGTTTGGAGAGCCCAAAGACTCCTGCCTTGTTGTACACCTCAACtctgagtgctactggcattatcGTACCTGCTGCCAACTCTATCTTTGGTGACCTTGAGCCCTGCCTGTTGTCCTACATATTCTGTCTATACCTGTTCTGTTGCCTTGTGGACTATAATAAAGACTTTTTCAAACTGCTCCCTGCTATTCTGTACTGCAATTGAGTCCTACTACCTCCCCTGTTACAGTGGTGTTTTGACCCACTGCTACAAGCTGATAAGGATTTcacaaactttattaatagTCAGACTACTTTTTTGAGATCAATACAACTCCAGGGGTGTCATATAGCACCATTTGGGAGGCATTTAAAGCATATATGAGGACAAATCATCTCCTACTCAGCCAACTTGCAATCAATGCGTAATTTGCAACTTACTGATTTATCTAGACTGTAGGGCTGCTTCTGTTCCTTCTGATTCTAATCTGCACAAAGAACATCTACTACTGCAGTCAGAGTATGACTGCTTATCCATTAGAGACACAGAACAGCTCCTTTTTAAATCAAAGCAAACATATTACGAACACAGTGATTAAGCAGGCAGGTTCCTTGCTCATCAACTACGTCAGAAGACGGCTAAGACCGCTATCCCTGAAATCTTGTTGCACCAGATAAAACCACCACCCACCCACAGACTATTAATGATCAATTCAGACATTATGCAGATATTTACACATCTGAGGCTAATGCTAATACGggggagatccaagagttcctggaCAAACTTGGCATCCCACAGATAAGCCCAGAGGCACAAACATTTATTGATACCCCTATAACGTGTCAGGCGGTAAAGCAGCAGGCCCTGATGGGATATCTATTGAATTCTGTAAAGTTCTTTTTCCAACAAATTGGTACCTATGATAGGTTCTCTATATGCAGACATTCTATCCACATAGAAAATACCAGAAACAATGAATCAGGCTATAATAACAGTCGTACTAAAGAAGGGCAAAGACCCCCTAGAATGCAGTGGGTACCGTCCAATTAGCCTTCTGTGCTATGACTACAAAATTCTCACAAAAATTTAACACACCGACTGGAAAATCTCATCTCTGATCTTATCTCCCCTGATCAAACAGAAACAGGTTTCATACCTGATAGGCAATCCTTTTTTAATATGCGGTGCCTTCTCATCAGACTTCATTCCAATCATTCTTCAGACACACCAGAAGTTCTACTCTCCCTAGATGCTGACAAGGCTTGTGAGTGGTCATACCTTTTCGAAGTGCTTAGTAGATTTGGTTTTGGCCCAACATTTCTCACATGGATGAACCTAAATTACAGCACCCCACAGACAGCTGTGCGCACTTATTTTATAAATTCAAAGTTCTTTTTTCTCCAACGTGGGGTGAGGCAGGGCTTCTGTTTGTCaccttttctgtttaatttcgCAATTGAACCTTTGGCCATAGCTCTCAGAGCTGACAATAGAGTTCCTGGAATTGTTAGGGGGAGCTTTACTCACAAGGTTTCACTTTATGCTGATGACCTTCTTCTGTATCTTTCTAACCCTATAGATTCCTTACGTTTGTGCCTTAGACACAATTTGGTACAATGTCAAATCATACACAGGCTTCACTTCTCTAGGGACCGGTTGGCTGCCATATATCCAAACACTGACCCTCATTGTTTGCGATGTCATCAAGGCAATTGCTACTGCTGGGCACATGTTCTAGTCCTGCCCAGCACTGACAAATTTTTGGATCCAGGTATTTGAGGCTTTTTCCCATATATGTGGCAGGAACATCTTACCAGACCCTATCACCGCTGTCTTTGGTGTTACAGCTGGGGAGGttcagatatctacttgatttgactcattagGCCGGcgtcatattagcttcagatcaccttttaaatacatttttgcccaTTCCATTATTGCCAATTGTGAAGCTGAACACTGAAGGGCTCTTTTATGACACGTTGCTGGCTCAGGGTGTTTGGACAAAAGGCTACAGTTGCCCAGGTGctataaagagcagcagctgccggacaggtaacacacaacatCCACTGACCtgtagcagcaacagcagcagcaaccaaaAAACCGCCAACATGATGGGCAAGGTGAGAAGACAACAAACTctctctaatctaatctaatctgacTTTAGCTGGTTTAGAGTTTCTTTTTACTGATGTTATAGACAGTTACAGGCTTTTCACTCTTCTTAATTTCTACAGATGTTAGTGTTAGTGTCAGAATACAAGAATACCCTAAATTACTGTGTCACAGTTACTGCACATGTTCCAGGGCagattgtatttaaaaatagttttacacATTCTTAAATAGTTTGATCTGTGCTTTG
Coding sequences within it:
- the LOC128358603 gene encoding gamma-crystallin M2-like, producing MMGKIIFYEERNFQGRSYECSSDCADMSSYMSRCHSCRVERGCFMVYDRTNFMGNQYFMRRGEYADYMSMMGMSDCIRSCRMIPMHCGNYRMRIYERENFGGQMHELMDDCDNIMSRYSMSNCMSCNVMDGHWLMYEQPSYRGRMMYMRPGEYRNFMNMGMSGMKFMSMRRIMDSYY